The nucleotide sequence GAACTTGTGGGTCCCACATTCTTGGTGATTTGCATAGGTTTGAGATCAAGTGCATGCTGCTCCACTCAATTTAGTGTGTTGATTCCCTAGCTGCTACGCTTCTTCATGCAAGGAATATATATGTgcagtttaatttaaaaataaacaaagaaaaagaaaaagaatcatcatattctccatatatTACCTTATTTTATAATAATCAGTAATCACTAGTGGGCTCACACCATCTCTAAACGATGTATGGTTACGTTGTAAGCAAGTTCTAACAAGAGTCACTTCCCATTCTTGATCAACCTATGAGTAGTTTGATCCTAAAATAAGTGATCATCATGTGTAAATTGAAATAATACAACATAGAATCCCACCATATATATCATATCTACACATATCTATCCTTTATATTTTTTCCCGCTTTGGTGTGTTGCTTTTCTTTTCGTGTTAGTATgtagagaaaaaagagagagcaaAATCTtcaatgaaaagaaagaaagcaaaagcAGCTTCTTTGTGCTAAACATCTAGACTAATATAATTAAAGATTATATTTCCTTTTGTTTTTTGGTCCAAAAAGTTATTAGTCCACAAGAGGAACTCTATTAAAGTATTTGTATAGACAGTACTACTGCAAGTTggcatatatattaattaaaattaatgtctTATCATGGATCTTATCTAatgttaattattataataaataataggcCTGCATCTAATTCTGTTTGATGAGAAAATTCTTCTATCTTATGAAAATGAGACGTTGATGGAAACATGCAGACAAATTAAACAGTGAAACATTGATATAACGGAGCTGTGTATGTCGCTGTCATTAGAATTGACGTGCCGAGTAGAAAGTGAATTAGTTGGCTAATTTCACCAATAGCGTTAGTTGATCTGTCCAATTTTTTTCAATACTAAAATTACTAGCTATGATCTTATCCACCAAGACATTACCTATAGGAACCGGCTGCacttaaattatataatatatctACCAACTGTAATCACCattgtcttcttctccaacacaGATGTAAAAACTTTAATATGCAGGTAAATTTTacacaaattttttaattatttttttattatataaaaataatttagactTAAGTAGATATCAGCCGGAGTTTTAAATTTCCAATATTATAaccaataatatataattaattgaAACAGTTTGCCGAGTGGAGGAAAATTTAGATGAAAATATTCGTATATAGAAGTTAGCAAGTGGAAGCTACTCAGTGAAGTGGGTTTCTTTGACTAGTCTTAAGTTCATCTCAAAGTGGTCCACCTAAATGATATATGGAGGGCATAATGCCATCTCTTCTCTAAGTCACACGCATAATAATGACAATCACAACATAAAAATTCGACCTTGATAGAATCAACATATCTAAATTCACCATCATGGTTGATTATTGCACAAGCTGGGTAGTGATAAGTGTGTGGTGAATGCATGGGATGAGAGAGGACATTTTGGTCAAATTAATTGTGGATTGGCTACTTGGATATATCTACTTGTGCTTATGAGTCCAAATAAGTCTTCAAAGGGACTTTTATAATTTTTGAGGTACCTTTCAAGTAATGAAGCAGCAACAAGATGCAGCAATAAGATAgggcttttcctttttttttttggtcatcgTATGGGCCGGATAGCCCGATCCACACTAACACTAACCAACCACCCAACTACTAACATTAATATTACAGAACATGACTATCCCTTCATATTCTCATCAACTATGTTGGGCTTCTCGGTGAAGACAACTGCTGACGGCGATAGGAAGCGGGCCACGCGAGGAGGAGACGAGGAGGCGACGAGCGCGACGAGCGCGACGAGTAGTGGTCTCCTCCTTTGAAGAACAGCAGCGGCAGCCATGGAGAATGAAGAAGAGgcgtcattttttttttcaaattcagcCGGTTGGGTTGCGGGTTCGGTCTGTTCGGACCTGGTTTTGGGCCTGAGCCTGTCCAAAAAATAAAGAACTATGTTGGGCTTTCAAATTCTTAATTCAGCCGGTTGGGTTGCGGATTCGGTCTGTTCGGACCTGGTTTTGGGCCTGAGCCTGTCCACAAAATAAAGAACTATGTTGGGCTTTCAAATTCTTTGTTATTCTTGGTATTTTATTTGTTCAATAACAGGTTTATTTAATTGGTGGAGACCACTAGTTGTTTCACATCCGAATCAAATCACATCATTCataaccaagttgggttggtctagtagttagctcactagtccgcttaagcaagtgtcggaggtttgaatcccgccttgtgcatgcagcaatccattgccagcggcaaacccttaaatggagctcctgCGAAAAAATATTTTGACCAAATATTGAACAAGACTAACCATGATTATCAAAACTAAATCCCAATTCAAATTTCGTGCAGCAAGTCACCAACCTATTAATTAAAGACAAATCCTTAAATAGAGTTTAAATTTGTATCAATTAGTTTTTAAATGGATATTCACCTAATCAGATTAAATTTCACCAATTTTTTTAGAATGGACTGATTTTTAACTGATTTGACCATTATTGACCGATTTAAGTGTAAGTTTGTTTTGTATGACTAACAGAATCagctaacataaaaaaaaaaaaaagagagagagattattagtttaaataaaaaaaattaatcatttaacatttttttattattactatgATTTTATAGTTTACATAATTGATACATGTACTAAAAAGGATGAAGAATGAGATATCTATCTGACAATGTAACGCATGGTTTTGGTGTAGCGACGATGGCGGTGGTGTGTGTCGTAGATGATCCACAAAATCAAAGAGAACATTACGGCTACAGAAACCAGCAGTAATCCAAAATAAATCCATTTAGTAAACAAGCTTAGTGAAGGGCAATAATTGTGTGTTATGGCTGAGAAGGTTTCCCTGACGAAAGTGCAGTCCACTAAATCACTCAAAAACGGTCCATAATGATATAAACCATACGTCACATTCACTAATGCCCCTAATTGTGTGTACACTGTTGGAGTCATTCTACCAACACTCACACACCTTCCCCATGAAGAAGCTTCACATGTGTAATTCTTCCACACAGCATTGGCATCTTGCAATGTCACTTGTTGGAGGTTGTTGCAACTGTGGAATGGGTTGCACACAAGAGGGATTTCAGGACCCGATTGGTTGAATTCGAGTAATGGAAGGTCTTGATTCAGACCATCCGAAATGAAGAGATCTATTGCATCAACTATTTGACCAATCACAACCTTGCTTCCTAGCAAGGTTTGTTGTGCAGTTGAGTTATCTACACATGGAAGAATCTCGTCCAGAGCTGTATGTGCAGTTGGATGCTGCACCCACTCATCCATTGCAACACATGTATCCCCAATCACACTGTTATGTATGTAATGTTATTATTCCTATTAAGATAAAGAATAATTATTCAAAGATAAAAACTCGTGCAGTTaatttcacgtaaagttgattATTGAAgatcgttaaatgatttgacctTCATGTGaaattaacttcacgtgaagttgattaTTGAAAGTCGTTAAAGGAAAAGTTTAGGggaccagcaactttgttaaattctggccagcgtataaccagcaaagaaaagtgagctatTGTATGAAATCTTACaccaatttcacaccattaaaatcatcttgatggctatttgatggctacaattcacaaaaattgctggccccctagcattcctcgtcgttaaatgatttgacctTCATGTGAAATTAACTGCACATGAGTTTTCACGGTATTCAAAAGCCAAGATCAGAGGAACATTACATACTTATGAAGAAACAGAAATCCAGCACAAAGTATGAAGGTACATGCAACTAGAATCCATCCAATAACTACTAGGCTGCAACCACCACAGAATTCAACACAACCATGATTTGAAATGCAATAAAAAAAAGTAGCTCAATATAATATAATGACTAACAGTCAATGAACTTACAAGTATACAAGGCACTGTATCCCAAGTAAGGAACATactgcataaaagtaaaacactTTCCCATATTAATAATCAAACATTAGCTAGCAACCTTACAGAATAATAAGGAATTAAGCAAACTTACAGAACCCAGCAAATGTAACAGAGAGCATAACAGCAGAAACAATGATAAGAGCCAATCTCCTACAAGCCATAGCTGATCTTTGTTAATTATCtataaatatacaaataaaatgGTATACATAtagttaattattataattatgatTACATTGTGTCTAATCCTTGTTGTATGTTGTGTGAGTTGTGATCAGTCTTAttggaaagaagaagagaagcacTAGTGAGTTTGGTTTTAACATGATCGATTTGGTCTCCGAAATCCGGCGGCAAGAATGATAGATCAGCAGCAAGGCCAACCTGCTTAGTTGTATCAAAATAATCTGAGACCTCCCTGAGATTCAGAGCAGTGAGGTGAGCTTGATTCACTAGGAAATGCAGTGTTTGTGAGGTGCTTTCGTGAAGCTTCCCCTGACCACTGTAGAGGATCAAGCATCCACCtctaacaataaaaaaaacaaacacatATATCAAGAAAGCAAAGTGAAACACAaagcatatatatataagagTGAGAATGTGATACATACATTGCTGCAATGGTGAataagaagaggaagatgaaggaGGAAACATAGGCAGATTTGGAATAGGCATGAGGAGGAGGAGTTGAAGAAGGGCAACAGCAGTAACAGAAACAGATGAGTTGTAAACAAACCCCAAATACGACCAACCATGCTACAGCTGCTACAATCAAGGGAACTGCACTTGAAATCACTGACGAAAGATAGTGGTAATTGGTAAGATTCCAGCCAGCAGTGTAAGGTTGGAAATGGTTGAAGATATCGGGTCGGTTAGTTCTGTGGGGAGCAAGGAGCAGAGTGGTGCTAGTGTTGCCGCCATTGCCATGCTTATTCAGCACCGTCTCATTTGTCTCCACGCTTTCATctaaagaaagagaaaatctTGTAATAGataatgaaagaacaagaatgtGATCGATGAGATGATAATTAAAGAATGGAAGAAAAGACAAACCTGGAAGATGATGCATGGGAGAGGTGGATGctgcagaagaaagaaagagaaagagaaagagaggaaaGAAAGAAGGGTTTGATGAGAGGAATTGAAACATGTTTAATTGATTCAAAGATTCAATTGAGAGTGATGCAGTGCGGGTCCTTTCTTGACTCTTTACGACTTTACGTTATTTTCAGTGTCCAAAATTGGGGGGTTCAATTCAAACACGGGACCAGCTACAAATTATAATACGATCATGGAAACTTGCTACTCTAAAAACAAATTTCcaaacttttttcttttattttgacaaCTTTCGGTGCTACAGAAATcaattatcaaattatttaaagaaaaggacaaataggtccttacTTTTTGTTTTGCAGACATTTTTGTTCCTGACTTTTACAAAACTTGGACGAATTAGTCCTTGACGGAGACATTTGGACGGATCAATCCCTGATGGAGACATTTGGgtggagggactgatccgtccaagttttgtgaaggtcatgaacttaaaagtatttttcaatgatcAGGAATAAAAATGTTCGCAGAACAAAAAATCAGGgatctatttgtcattttctcaatAGTAACACAGAGAGAAAAACTATTAATAGTGTATGAAAAAAGAGGAGAGTGTTTTATTGTTGTGTATATAACTATATAAGCAAACCCGTATTTATACATGTACAAAgtcctcttttttctctttcattaaatGTAATTTTTCTTGGTAATATAGCATTTCACTATAGAAAAGTTAAGCCTTCCAAGTCATAAGTGGTCATCTATATTATCATCTTTATCACAACACTCTCCCTCGGATGACCATTTAAGATTATGCCTCATTAAAattttactaaagaaaaacccaatgaaaaaaaattttagtgaagaaaaaagagtacaatatcctttgtaaTGGGAACTACCtcgttaaaaaccttgtcaagaaaaatccaatggaaaaaaaactgacaaagaaaaaaagagtacagtctcccgcTCTTGTCGACATTATTTAATATCTTGGAATCGGCAtatcccaatctgatgtaccaatcttttaaaagaggattttgggagtgactttgtaaataaatatgtcagattgtcacttgaatggatctgttggacatcaattattCCTTAattttgaaggtcatgagtgaagataaatttgggagaaatatgctttgttctatcactttTTGATGTATctacccttaagttgagcaatgcatgctgtattgtCTTCAAACAGtatagttggagctatcttatgatcaatcagtccacatgatgacagaatatattggatcaaactcctgagcaaaaaacactcgcgacttgcttcatgaattGCTAGTATTTCGgtatgattagaggatgttgccgCTATTGTCTGTTTCGTGTGGACCtctatgatatagctgtaccaccatatgtgaataggtatcttGTTTAAGATCTCcttttatgtggatcagacaagtatccaacatctgcatagccaactaacatctgcatagccaactaattgtgacttggattcatatggataaaacaaACCCATATCAACTATTCCTtgaagatatcgaaaaatttgtttgattccattccaatgtcttctggttggagaggaactataccttgctagtaaattcaccgcaaatgatatgtcaggtcgtgtattattagcaaaaTACATTAACACTCCAatgacactaagatatggtacttcaggaacaatgatatctttattttcttttttaggacggaattgatcattttctaCATCCAAAgttcttacgatcattggggtatttaatggatgtgacttatccatataaaatattttcaagatcttttctgtgcatgttgtttgatgaataaagatctcattttttgtatgctcgatctgcaggccccaagtcgaggttgggagatttgttctcataagtaagggtctagcaattaactgaaggcatttaataagtgattatgctaacccattttgtgtgtgaatatGAGCTACTGGATGTTTAACACTTATTctgttagccatacaataagcatcaaaggcttgggaagtgaattcaccagcattattaaGACGAATTGTTTTTATTGGATTTTCTAAAAACTTtgtttttaatcgaataatttgagtaagtaatctcgcaaacgtcGGGTTGCGAGAAGACAACAAAGAGAGAGGAGAGTGTTTTATTGTTGTGTATATATTACTTCAGAACAAATCCCTATTTATACATGTACAaagttttcttttttctcttttattaaatGTAATTTTTCTTGATAACATGGCATTTTACTATGAAAAAATTAAGTCGTCTAAGTCATAAGTGGTCATCTATATTATCATCTTTATCACAACAAAATCTTTATTTACATATCTTTATCTATCACAATGGTTTATTATTAGTGAATTTTCTAATCTCTAATTTACTATCAGTAAGTTTTTTTACTCgtgttttttcttatttatttatctttcacaTAAAATTGCTTCTCTTGATCCTTATATGTAACAATAATGATTGGTTTATCATAAATGCTAATTCAATATCTTTCTAATTttgaacaaaaactaataaaataaaacaaaagaatctcaaaaAAAAGAACACCTttctataaatatttttaattgatatAATTTCATTGAGTCAAAGATCCAACGAATAATTGTGTATTAACTAAAGTTAGACAACTCTAATACTTCTATACTACTATTTCTTATACTTCTATACAAGTAGATAATGTCAGTGCATTAAATTTATTCGAGTGAAGTTAATGTTGAAGTTAAGTATGCCTTAGTTTAAATTTTTCATGTTCAATATCATCTTTTTTTGATTTGACATCACCTTGCTTAAACTCAACTACTTAAAAATCTTCGGAATTCATTGCAGAAAGTATGACATTGACATATCTTGATAATGCATACGTATCTAcataatttgaaaagaaaatgagcATAACATTACTAATAAAATACCTGCTGTAATTAAAGTTTAGAGTTTTACTGAAGTTAAAGAAAATACTACCTATTGGCTACTGCCAAAGTTTATTAGCATTTTTTATTAAGTAGTTAACTTTAAATCATGGCCACCAACTCATTCACATTTAAGACCAAGAGCTTTACTTTAAATCTTTGAGCTAGTTGTGTAATTAACATTTCTTATAATTGGCTGAGCTTAAATTTTGGtttaaaatattatccaaaaattTTCTAACTTATTAGCATAACAACTAAGTCtcagagataaagataagataaaaataaaaaaattaataaataagagTGAAGAGCCACTTGATAATGAGTATAATAAAATTCTATTAAACTCAAAATAAAACAATTAGGCTAACAATAAAAGTATATACTATAATTGATTATTCaacaatatataaataaaaatgatCTTTCAAGCATAAAATAAATCTGAATTACAGTTGATACAGTCATAATTATCTAGTGTATGGAATATCATTGGACTGCATAAAAATAATTTGGGAATGAATTTTCTTATATTAAAAGATTTTTcattttctaaattttaaaaacaaaactaTGAAGTTACAATCCAGTATACATATTAGACAAAATATAAAACTATGCAAACTTCATAAGTAAGATAATGTTTTTTAATTTGGATAAAAGATTATTAATACAAAAAAAAGTAGAAcatgaaattgaaaattttaaattctcctaATATAGCACAAGACACAAAGGATCTTTTGGAACACTAGCTAAATGCTAATTTAAATTTGAGTCAAATGCCTGTTTTAATTTATAACCAAGGCGAACGGATAATGTACTTAATAAAGTAAATTACTTATTTTTTACAATAGCaaaataagattaaaatgaaatatATATAGATTTTTGGTGATATCTCATTCTGTTTATCATAGACAATCAAGTAAACCTAGGTACTTCCATTAAATTTAAACAAATGATAAAAACACAGCATTCATCCAATCCCATAACGTAAAAAAAAGTTAGTAATTTTAGCAAAAATTACATAGTATACTTGAGAAAGTAGATTTATGGAGAACTCAAGAGCGAAGAAGAATTTATTGAAAGAGTCCCAGTAGTGGCAAAGACAGAACATAGCTAACTAAGCATGACAAAGACATCTGTGCACAAGAAGATAAagccaataaaaataaaaaagatatggcggcaaagataaagaaaaagtacAACAGCAATAAAGATGATGGAGGAAGAAAAAACATAGAACAAGAaacaggaagaagagaagagaataatAGAATAATTTTATCATTTCAAATATTATTTATTGGtcttttttaatataatatctaNNNNNNNNNNNNNNNNNNNNNNNNNNNNNNNNNNNNNNNNNNNNNNNNNNNNNNNNNNNNNNNNNNNNNNNNNNNNNNNNNNNNNNNNNNNNNNNNNNNNNNNNNNNNNNNNNNNNNNNNNNNNNNNNNNNNNNNNNNNNNNNNNNNNNNNNNNNNNNNNNNNNNNNNNNNNNNNNNNNNNNNNNNNNNNNNNNNNNNNNNNNNNNNNNNNNNNNNNNNNNNNNNNNNNNNNNNNNNNNNNNNNNNNNNNNNNNNNNNNNNNNNNNNNNNNNNNNNNNNNNNNNNNNNNNNNNNCTTAACActggtttttccttttttttttctctactaTTCAATTAGAAAGTAGTATTAATGTATTATACATTCATTTTCAAcgcatataataaaaataaataaatgttttTACCTTTTCATTCAATATTGTTTTTCAAAGGATTAGAGTAATGTTAAACATCTATTTAAGAATAATTTAGATCCATTTTTGCAATTAAACTTATATTTTCAAtataatttttagaaattaaaaggTAATCACCAAATCCAATTCTCTTTGTCTATGTAAATTGACTTGAGACAATGATTTTCTTTAAAATATTCTTGCATACTGATGGATTTCCTTGGCATTATCTCTTGGGTCATAGGAATACATAGTTTTAGTCTGTGTTAAGACAGGGTCAAAGCCCAAAATAAGGGTGTATACTGTGGTCGTAAGCTTTTTTTTGGGCTTT is from Arachis ipaensis cultivar K30076 chromosome B01, Araip1.1, whole genome shotgun sequence and encodes:
- the LOC107615351 gene encoding uncharacterized protein LOC107615351 produces the protein MFQFLSSNPSFFPLFLFLFLSSAASTSPMHHLPDESVETNETVLNKHGNGGNTSTTLLLAPHRTNRPDIFNHFQPYTAGWNLTNYHYLSSVISSAVPLIVAAVAWLVVFGVCLQLICFCYCCCPSSTPPPHAYSKSAYVSSFIFLFLFTIAAIGGCLILYSGQGKLHESTSQTLHFLVNQAHLTALNLREVSDYFDTTKQVGLAADLSFLPPDFGDQIDHVKTKLTSASLLLSNKTDHNSHNIQQGLDTMRLALIIVSAVMLSVTFAGFLCSLLGIQCLVYFLVVIGWILVACTFILCAGFLFLHNVIGDTCVAMDEWVQHPTAHTALDEILPCVDNSTAQQTLLGSKVVIGQIVDAIDLFISDGLNQDLPLLEFNQSGPEIPLVCNPFHSCNNLQQVTLQDANAVWKNYTCEASSWGRCVSVGRMTPTVYTQLGALVNVTYGLYHYGPFLSDLVDCTFVRETFSAITHNYCPSLSLFTKWIYFGLLLVSVAVMFSLILWIIYDTHHRHRRYTKTMRYIVR